In Neomonachus schauinslandi chromosome 6, ASM220157v2, whole genome shotgun sequence, a genomic segment contains:
- the TMEM254 gene encoding transmembrane protein 254 isoform X1, which produces MVVTKSEAGRAASAYFRTARCLPSLVTILALGYFAWVVFWPQSIPYQSLGPLGLFTQYLVDHHHTLLHNGYWLAWLIHLGESLYAMVLCKSKGITDGRAQLLWFLQTYLFGIASLSILIAYRPKRQKQT; this is translated from the exons ATGGTGGTGACGAAGTCGGAGGCCGGCAGGGCTGCTTCCGCCTACTTCCGTACGGCCAGATGTTTGCCTTCGCTGGTCACCATCCTGGCACTGGGCTATTTCGCG TGGGTTGTCTTCTGGCCTCAGAGTATCCCTTATCAGAGCCTCGGGCCTCTGGGCCTCTTCACTCAGTACTTGGTGGACCATCATCATACCCTCCTGCACAATGG GTATTGGCTTGCCTGGCTGATTCACTTGGGAGAGTCCTTGTACGCCATGGTTTTGTGCAA gtcTAAAGGCATCACGGATGGTCGGGCTCAACTACTCTGGTTCCTACAAACTTATCTCTTTGGAATAGCATCTCTCTCCATCTTGATAGCTTACAGACCAAAACGCcaaaaacaaacttaa
- the TMEM254 gene encoding transmembrane protein 254 isoform X2, with amino-acid sequence MGTAAGDNAYFQRASLFWFTVITLSFGYYTWVVFWPQSIPYQSLGPLGLFTQYLVDHHHTLLHNGYWLAWLIHLGESLYAMVLCKSKGITDGRAQLLWFLQTYLFGIASLSILIAYRPKRQKQT; translated from the exons ATGGGGACGGCAGCAGGCGATAATGCGTACTTCCAGAGGGCCAGTCTGTTCTGGTTCACCGTCATCACCCTCTCCTTTGGGTATTACACG TGGGTTGTCTTCTGGCCTCAGAGTATCCCTTATCAGAGCCTCGGGCCTCTGGGCCTCTTCACTCAGTACTTGGTGGACCATCATCATACCCTCCTGCACAATGG GTATTGGCTTGCCTGGCTGATTCACTTGGGAGAGTCCTTGTACGCCATGGTTTTGTGCAA gtcTAAAGGCATCACGGATGGTCGGGCTCAACTACTCTGGTTCCTACAAACTTATCTCTTTGGAATAGCATCTCTCTCCATCTTGATAGCTTACAGACCAAAACGCcaaaaacaaacttaa
- the TMEM254 gene encoding transmembrane protein 254 isoform X3: MGTAAGDNAYFQRASLFWFTVITLSFGYYTWVVFWPQSIPYQSLGPLGLFTQYLVDHHHTLLHNGYWLAWLIHLGESLYAMVLCKRPDIPVFQRRKQILRENE, encoded by the exons ATGGGGACGGCAGCAGGCGATAATGCGTACTTCCAGAGGGCCAGTCTGTTCTGGTTCACCGTCATCACCCTCTCCTTTGGGTATTACACG TGGGTTGTCTTCTGGCCTCAGAGTATCCCTTATCAGAGCCTCGGGCCTCTGGGCCTCTTCACTCAGTACTTGGTGGACCATCATCATACCCTCCTGCACAATGG GTATTGGCTTGCCTGGCTGATTCACTTGGGAGAGTCCTTGTACGCCATGGTTTTGTGCAA gcgccctgatattcctgtttttcagaggaggaaacagattcTCAGAGAGAATGAGTGA